CTGCCCACTAGTTGTAGATAGTGCTCCCCCTAGTGGTGAAACACGGCACACGCCACACTTGCCTAAATGTCCCCGTCCAGACCAAGTCACTGAGCCCACCGATGGATTAAATGGTCTATGCTGTGTTTGTATAAACGTGATAACCTGTAGTTATTAAAAACAAGTgaaggtcagagagatggctcagcagttaagagggtaTAGTGTTCCTATAGAATCcaagttagattcccagcacccatatctgaTGTTAACgtctgcctggaactccagttctggggctcTGACATCATccctctgacctccgcaggcCTTTGCACCGTGTGCACCGACACAAACATGAACAATCAGAAATAGCTAAAGCTGTAAGAACAGACATGGAAATATATTTGGGATGTGTTGTCACGCTTTTAAAAGCAGTGTAATACAAACATTACTTTCCTTGTTTGTAAACTACATGTGATGTTTGTGTGCAAACACACGGTTTGCATACACTCAGGTACATATCTGTTAACAACAGCTACCTATGTGAAGGCATAAAGACTTTTATCTGGTCGTGTTTGACTTCTGTATTACAATTTTTCAAATAAGAAAGTATAATACTATTAAATACTTTCTCTAAAACTTCCATAAATTTATACAAAAATTCACCCTAAGGTAATGCATACCTAAaatattaatctttattttttttcaagacagcatttctctttgtagccctggctgtccctggaactcactttgtggaccaggctggcctcaaactcacagagatcctcctgcctctgcctctctagtgctgagattaaaggcaagcgccaagACTGCCcagttaaaatattaaattttaaaatccatacacatacagaaaatgCGTAGAGACGGTGTCTCCCATCAGACCTGAGAGAATCAGGTGCTTCTTGGTGATGTCATAGACCGGAAGCTCCACACCGACAACAATGGCAGCCCTCTGGGCTGTGAGGGACACGCCCTGGGTAGAAAGATGAATAGGAACATGATTTCCACATCCCTCCAGGGAAGGCCAGGGTACGGAGCTCTATCCTACCCGTTACTAGTTCTGTCATCAGGTAGGAGAGGGGAGTAACAGAGTAAAGAAGCACCAAGCGGGAACTCAAGAGTCCATTCCTGGCCAGACAGTGGCTTGGACAAACCATCCTCAAAGCCTCCAGTTCCTGCCACGCTGAAGGATCAGACCCATGCTCTACATCGGCACTTGCCTGACCACAGACTTCACCTAAGCCATGAAACTGTGTAGGTCCCCCACCCAGTGGGAAGGGGACCCGGGGACACCAAAGAACCAAAACAATGAAAAGCaaacatcaaataaacaaaaagagctCGGCTTTCACAAATCCCCCGTGTGCACTATCTGAGGGGCAGCTGGAAACCACAATGCACTCCTCACGTTCCCATTTTAACAGTAAGTTAAGAAGGAAGGCGTCCTCAAATGGAGAAAGTGGCGTTCCTCTTACTCCATGACGACACTCAGATTAAAACAGTGAGGAGGGGTCAGGAAATGCCAGCTGTGGCTTCTTCGGCGCTCCAGGCTCACCTTCCACAGTCCTCTTGTCCCTTCCTGCTGGTAGATGTTAATGAAGTTGCCTATCATTCCTCCTTGAACAGCGCTGTTCTGGGCTTGCATTCGGATCTACAGATCATCAGAAGATGTAACATGAGAAGGAGACTGGCCTGTTCTCCACCCCTCACCACCAGAGACCTAAGAAAACCTCCCATCAGGTGCTTAATGGTGTTTGGGGAAAACCAGCATAAATATGACTGTGATGCTCCCTTCAGATGCCTCGGCACCCATGGCACCCATGGCACAGGTCCCTGTGATGCTCCCTTCAGATACCCTCGGCACCCATGGCACAGGTCCCTGTGATGCTCCCTTCAGATACCCTCGGCACCCATGGCACAGGTCCCTGTGATGCTCCCTTCAGATACCCTCGGCACCCATGGCACAGGTCCCTGTGATGCTCCCTTCAGATGCCCTCGGCACCCATGGCACAGGTCCCTGTGATGCTCCCTTCAGATGCCCTCGGCACCCATGGCACAGGTCCCTGTGATGCTCCCTTCAGATGCCCTCGGCACCCATGGCACAGGTCCCTGTGATGCTCCCTTCAGATACCCTCGGCACCCATGGCACAGGTCCCTGTGATGCTCCCTTCAGATACCCTCGGCACCCATGGCACAGGTCCCTGTGATGCTCCCTTCACACACCCTGGGCACCCATGGCATAGGTCCCTGTGATGCTCCCTTCAGATGCCCTCGGCACCCATGGCACAGGTCCCTGTGATGCTCCCTTCAGATGCCCTGGGCAGACCCATGGCACAGGTCCCTGTGATGCTCCCTTCACACACCCTGGGCAGACCCATGGCATAGGTTGGCCCTTAGCAACTCCAGCACTAAAAAGGACTAAGCAGCACCACAGTGTATTATCCAGCATTTTGTTAAGTCTTgggtcttttctgtttctctcctctctctctctctctctctctctctctctctctctctctctctctctctctctctctctctcggttgtTGTCTTTTGGGAAGGTCAGGTATAGCCTATTTCTGTCTATGAGTtagtaagaaggaaaaagagaggatttttttttttctgacacaggatttctctgcataatcctggctgccctggagctcgctttgtagaccactctggcttcaaactcatagttGCACTagcgggattaaaggtgtgtgccaccacagccagctagAGAAAGTGATGTTAATATTTAAAGTTTACTATAACCAGTGAGAGCCACCCAGTGACTCGGCTGCAGTAAACTGCAGCAAGTCTAGTTCTTAAATTGCTCCAAGCCACAATTATTTCCAAATTGTCAAAGGTATGCAAATAAGCCATCGATAGGATGCTGTTACACTTTCGTACACTGGAACTTCCACAGTTCACAGAGTCTAGGAGAGCCACGTGACTGACTGAGACTCTACAGTTATGTGGAATGTTCAATGGAGCCCTTTGTCTTAGGAGTAAAgagaagggctggggaggtggctcagtggttaagagcactgactgctcttccagaggacccaagttcaattcctagcacccatatggtagttcaactgtctgtaactccagtcccagggatggGTACCAGGCATCCaggtggtatacagacatacatacaagcaaaacacccatacccattaaataaatcagagagaaaaacagaatgaaggaattctcatttaaaaaaaaaatcaatatcttACATTTGTTGAGGGAACAAATATATTGACACTAACTTCAAAAGGAACTGTTACTGCCTCATTAACTTGGCTGACTTGGGGAAACTAACCAAAATACAGACATGACCTTCCCgatttaagaaattaataggagccgggcggtggtggcgcacgcctttaatcccagcactcgggaggcagaggcaggcggatctctgtgagttcgaggccagcctggtctacaagagctagttccaggacaggaaccaaaagctacggagaaaccctgtctcaaaaaatcaaaaaaaaaaaaagaaaaaagaaattaataggagCCGGTGCACACTTGcactgagaggcaaaggcaggtggatctctgtgagttcaaggtcagcctggtctacagagtgagttccaggacagtctggactgtcccacagagaaactccatctcaaaaaaacaaaagaaataaataggagaactgggcagtggtggcacatgcctttaatcccagaggcagaggtgagttggaggctagtttggtctacagagaggacaagccagggctacacagagaaaccctggaaaaggaagaaagaaattaataggaGTGTGGATCTGCATGCTACCCCTTGCCTTCATAGCAGGTATGAAGCATTGTGTGCCCAACATGTCATAGTTTGATGCCTGTCAGCACCTATCAGAGTGAAGGTTCCAGAAGGCAGGGTCCTCCCCTAGTCATTCGAGATGCTATCACAAGGTCCAAAGCATAGAATCTTGTTAAATAAGGGAATGGAAAGGGGAGCTCCAGACGGCATtcatgtgggatttttttttaattactcatCATCCCTTTGCCTTAATCCCTTAATAGATTAGTGTCTATTCAGTGTGTCCTCAACAGTTCATCAACGTGTTGCTTCTAACTGTTATAGATGGCATACTTCCATTTGTATTTCCTGGCATAAAGGTAGtaggaaagaaaacatattcagaaATATTAATGAGGGGGCCGGAGAGACAGCTCAATGGCAGAGAGCACTgggcttttgcagaggacctgggttcagttcccagcacctacatgatggctcacaaccatttgtagctccagttctagaggatatgatgccctcttctggcctctgcagatgctgcacacatggtacacagtcatgcatgcagatagaacacccacacaaataaaataataaataaatacatttttaaaaaatattaacatgaAGCCTAGATTTATGCAATTTTGTGTAGCTACTGCATTATTCAATGAACCAACAAAATAGAGGAGATTTTCtgtaaaaagcaaaatcaaatatatatataaacaaaaggtTTCTTACTGCTTAATCACcaaaatttttatctttaaaatgaactctagggctggagagatggctcagaagtaaagagtactggctgctcttccagaggtcttgagttcaattcccagcaaccacatggtggctcacaaccatctgtactgagatctggctccctcctctggcatgtgggcatacatcaaggcagaatgttgtatacataataaataaataaatctaaaaaaaaaatttaaatgaactcTATACAATAGTAAGCTCATCTGTATCAGTGGAAATCCACTTagtagctttttaaaagtttgaaatttAAGACTCATAGTGTAgtggtttgaagaaagaaaatggcccctacaGGGTCAcagagagtggtactattaggaggtgtggcttagcTGGAAGAAATGTGTTACTGGGGCAGGCTTTGGGAgttctcagaagctcaagccaggcctagggtctcagtctcttcctgctgcccgcGGATCCATACGTAGaattctcagcttcttctccagcatgccaccatgcttcctgtcgTGATGaatggactacacctctgaactataagccaaccccagttaaatgtttccctttataagagttgccatggtcatggtgtctgttcacagcaataaaatcctagCTAAGACACACAGTTTGCTATATTTGTGGAGTCTCATCTGAATGCTGTCCCcagttccaaaaataaaaatgtggaccGTGCCTCTCTGATGCAGCCAGCACTTACTTTCAAAACGTCAGTTGGGTTAGCAATAGCTGAGGATATGACTCCAGACAGAATTCCACACACAACATTGATCAGCAGGGTTTCATCTATAAATAAAGACACAGTGGTTGGCTTTTTGTCCGTAGAGTTTTTCCTGTAAATGACTCCAATATAAATTAATCCATTACACTCTACCTGCTCATCTGAACATAAATGTATGCTGTGTGAATCAAGCAGTTAATCTTAAATAATTATCTGCTATTCCTCTGTTTTTCCAAATGGATGTGTAGTGCAACTGCCTTGTATATTCACGCTCGTCCCAGAGACACACGCTGATCCCAGAGACACACGCTGATCCCAGAAACACACGCTGATCCCACAGACACGCGCTGATCCCAGAGACACGCTGATCCCAGAGACACATGCTGATCCCAGACACACGCTGATCCCAGAGACACATGCTGATCCCAGACACACGCTGATCCTAGAGACACACACTGATCCCACAGACACGCGCTGATCCCAGAGACACACGCTGATCCCACAGACACACGCTGATCCCACAGACACACGCTGATCCCACAGACACACGCTGATCTCAGACACATGCTGCTATCACAGCTCTTAGAGTAAGACAACACACTCATTTAGTGCCTTCCTGAAAATAGGGTGATAATTCAATTTCAGAAAATTTCCCGTTGGCAAGTGGAAATGGTATGGCATGTAGCTCAGCATTTGAACATCAAGACAAATGACTgctcccacccctagctgagaagCTCCTGACAACTGAGGACTTCTGGGGTAGGGAGAGGGCTGTTTTCCTTTAAGAGAACAGATGGTCTTTGTTAGGTTGACCACACCCCAGTGGATGGTACCCATGAGTACACAGCAGCACAAATTAGTCTCTGGGTCATAAAGAAATGACCATGATGTTGGGAGAGGGTGAGGAGGCGGGGTGGGTCTGGGAGGAGGCTATTTCAAACACAAGTGATGAAAACAAAGGTTCTTTCTCTCCGCTCAGGTCGagcactgatgtgggagtgtcatatatcaatctgttgatttctttggctaagcaataaagaaactgctaggcccatttgataggcccacccttaggtgggtggagtaaacagaacagaacgctgggaggaagaggaagtgaggtcagactcgacagctctcctctccagagcagacgccttcagagagatgccatgctacctgctccagggaagacgcacgctatgaagctccgacccaggatggacttaggctagaatcttcccggtaagcgcacctaggggcgctacacagatgattagaaatgggctaaattaatatgtgagaattagcctagaagaggctagatagaaatgggccagagcagtgtttaaaagaatacagtttccgtgtaattattttgggcataagctagccgggcaggcggctggggtcttgggggcgcagccccgccgctgccccatattactacagatgagcACAGTTTGCTTACTCTTTGTACCCAGTCTTTTCCTTAGGCGTCGAAAATGAACCAAATAATTAAAAACCTGTTCCATAATGTCTGGACTAAAGCAACTACGAACCCCCTGACTGTCCCCAGGAAAACAGGCTGCCACCCACCTTCTGGGCGTTCCACAGCTAATCGCTTCAAGCTCTGGTAAGTGCCAATCTTGATGGTGCCATAGGAAGCCTGGCGCAGCATCGCAGGGGCAATCCTGTCCCatcggcatgcaggcagacaaaaGCCAACCTACACGTCAGAAAATCTCAGAAAGACTCAAGCGCAAAGACATAATCTACAGCTAAAATGTCTTAGGTGTCTCTATGTAGTCTTCCCTTGCTGGAGCTCAataggtagaccaggctagccttaaactcacccgcctctgcatcccgagtgctgggattaaagtcatgtgccaccacaaccagatGAAAATGGATTTCTTAACGTAGAAAAGGTAACAAAACACAAGTGGCTCTTGAAATCAGAGGTGATTTTGAGGTCCCTGAATGGAAGCTTGAGACCCCATACTTACCTTTGATGAAAATGCAAATATGGAGCTAATATGCCCactcaaattaaaatatgtagtcACCCCCTTCTCAGTACAAAGAACCCAGGAAGACAGGTACACGGTCaggttttttccccctctctctctaagTTGTTCCCAATACAATATCAAGTTCAAGCGAACGCAAGCCAAATTTTTCCATCCTAGACAACACTCTCCCATCCTCTGGGCAACCAGATGCATTATATTCATCCCAAGGCCACCCTCTGGGAGGTCCTCCAgatcctcccttcttcctcccacgaCTTCACGCTCATCCGTACAAAGGATTCCTAAATCCACCAATACAGCTCTGTAGCGTTTCCAGCTGCTGTGTTCAGACCAAATGAGCAAGGGGAGGGCCCTGTATCCACTAGAAAGGGCCCacagttaaacacacacacacacacatacacacacacacacacacacacgggggaaaggagtggggagagggggagaagggtgggaggagggggagaagggtgggaggagggggagggaaatgggaggctgggaggaggtggaaacttgtttttttttttctccttttctcaataaaaaaaaaaaaaccacagacacacaaaagtgGACTCACCCAGAATACAGCGCCTTCAGCCCTTCTTCTCGACCTATCCTCATCAGCGCATGCAACATCCCGCGATACCTGATTTCTCGGAAGTTGGCATCATTTGTCTGGCCTTGGATCTGGAGCCGGGTCTTAGTTAAATCAATTGGAAACGTGCCTTAAAGTGTTAAAGAAAAGAGTTGGCGATTTAGGtcggtggtagagtgcttgcctagcaacccacggccctgggtttggtcctcagctggggggggggggggggtaaagaaaaataaaaaatatcgcCCTGAAAAAAAGTAACATTAAGAAATGTCAGGGCTGGGGAAATAGACCACTTGCAAAGACACTTGCTATATAAGCATAGAGACCTGAATTGGTTCCCAGCCTCCACATTACAAAAAGGTGATGTGAAGACAGGGGCTtgcttgctggccaggcagcctagcctacttagcaagttccagggcagtgagaatcgaaagaaagaaagaaagaaagaaagaaagaaagagagagagagagagagagagagagagagagagagagagagagagagagagagagatatgtttttgttctaagacaaggtctcatgttgCCCATCTTGGCTtccaacttgctctgtagctgaagctgaccttgagctgaagctgaccttgagctcctgatcatCTTGCCCTCACCTCCCAAAAtgccagggttacaggtgtgtgctcccaAACTCAGTTAAACATCTACTTTTATATAAAGCTGAGGAGGCTGTGCTGCtataaaacagataaacaaaatcaTTTACCCAAAGAGGAAACCCACTTACAACTCCAAATAActgtattttttatgtatgaaaaAGCTAAGATTGGGTTTGATGACTGAATAGAGGTTTATAGAAGTCGATGGCATTTTCACTTAGCAAGAAGAGTTTATAGTTTAAAAGGAAGCCTGATGAGGCAGGTAAGGATACTTGCCACCCGACCTGACCATTTACCCACATATACAGAATCCATCCTCACACAGCAACCCTGGCTCAGAAAGTCCAGGCTAACTCACTCAGGGAGAAGACTCAGTCTCTCAAACCCTTCCGTTCATTTGCAGAATGTGGGTAATCAGGCACCTCGCACATCAATGGAGTCAGGGACATGTCCAAGCCAGCACAAGACACTTGGGAGCCAAGTTGTCAACAGGTGCTTGACAGAGCATGGACACAGGAGCAATGCAGTCAGAACCCAACTGATGACGTCAGAGCGGAATGCGGGCCATGTAAAAGCTAGAAAGTGTCGGAGCACAGTCAATCTGCTCTGGTTCAGAGAAGTCCCTGGAAAGTGCCAAACTTCTCTGCAGCCAAATGGGTTAATAATGGCAACGTGGAGGAAAGGGCACGGTAACAGGGTCAATCACTCCAAATGGGAGTCTTGAAACTATCTGGTCAACTTTCTCCCTCTCGCACTTTAAAACCCAAGCTGCTAATAAGTAGCTAAAGACCAATCTGTCTAAAAACATATTCCGAGAACACCTGTCTCCAGACTGAGGTTATTATTTCATGAGCCTGCATTCTGTATTTGAACGCCAAGCACACCACACACCAAACATGACAGCCATCACACCCCATCAGGCAAGGCTTCAGCGGCCAGGCTCCTTACCGCATTCCGCTGTGATGGAGGCCAGCCCCCCATACACAAAGGGCTTCCAGTTGAGGGCTGACATTCTCCCCGTCCTTGGAGTTACTCAAACATTGCCTCCCACAGGTCTTCCTCCAGGTTTTGTCCTGAATACAAAAGGGGAAAAGGTTCAAAACCAAAAGTCTCAGtcactgttctcttgctgtgCAGAGACAAAGTGACCACTGcgactcttacaaaggaaagcatttaattgaggtgcttgcttgcaggttcagaggtttagtacagtatcatcacggtggggagcatggtagagcagtagctgagagctacatcctgatttACAGGCTAAGACAGAAAGACTGGGtgtggcatgggcttttgaaacctcaaagcctacccccagagATACAACTTCTCCAAccaggctacacctcctaatccttctaatcctatcaaacagttccactccctggtgaggAAGCCTTCAAATACAGGAGCCTATgagagccattcttattcaaaccaccacacataacTTCCCACAGGCAGCTTCTGCTTCAAACTCTATCCAAGGGTTTTATTCAGAGAGCTCCCAAACACCCCCTTCAACAAGTGAGACAAACTTTGCCCATGTCCAACACCCTgtatggtttgaatgaaaatggccccataggttcacagggagtggcactattaggtgtggccttgttgaaggaagtgtgtcactgggggtggggtgtcagTAGGTTTCAAATGCTCACACCAGGCCTAGTGGGGCTTTCTCTTACTGCTGCCTGCCGATCCACAGGTCTATCTGAATGGCACCATGCTGATATGTGTGTGCCATGATGATAacacacctctgaaactgtaagccagtcccaattagatatcttcctttataagagtggctGTGGCCATGGtttctcatcacagcaataaaacccaaaGACAGGTCGTAAATGAGCAATCTCTAATCTTACTTCTCAGGGGCCCTGAGCCTACATCTGCCAGGCTCACACCCTGATACGTGTGTGCACTTCAGCACAGCTCAGAAGAGGCTGCTTTCTTATTTTACCTTAGACCCCTAAATTCCTCATGCAATAACATTTGCTATTCATTTGCCACTGTCTTAGTGAGTCCCTAAAGGGAAACATTATATTTCCCTCGGGAATACCAAAATTAGAAACCAATATAAGCCTAGATCAAATGAAAATCCCTCACCATGAACAAAATTCTCTTGAAGTGTGTACTCGGTAAATGCCTACTCACTCCCTCCAGACTGTGTTACAAGCACAGAGGCAtgaaggaaaacagaggcagaccTCGGTCAGAAGTACACTTGGTTCCTATGCTAAGTATTTTCTGCACCAACACCACCATAACCAGAACAGCCAGCCCAACAAATAGTACAGCACAGACTTACTTATATTTACTTTTGgactatttcacacacacacacacacacacacacacacacacacacacacacacacacacaatgtattgTGATCACATatattgtcctctgtcctccctttATCCTCTGAACCCTTTCTCCCACCTAGTTTCCCAGTGGCTACACCATTGAGAGGAAATGACACCCCCTCCTCCAGCAGTTAATAGGCACTAGTTCTTCAGGAAGGGAAGGGGCTTCAATATCTCCTCCTCAATGCATGATGGGAAGTTGAGAATCTACTGTATCCATAAAGGCTAGATGTTTATGGCTACAACAGCAAAGTCATATCTGGATGGCTGTGTTCTGTGATATCCTTCATCATCTGGCCCAGAGCTTACTGGTCCAGCCAGGGAGGCTGGCCATCGAGTCCCAAGAttccacctgtctccacttcccaagcaCGGGCCCTGCAGGC
Above is a window of Microtus pennsylvanicus isolate mMicPen1 chromosome 15, mMicPen1.hap1, whole genome shotgun sequence DNA encoding:
- the Slc25a30 gene encoding kidney mitochondrial carrier protein 1 isoform X2; the encoded protein is MLRQASYGTIKIGTYQSLKRLAVERPEDETLLINVVCGILSGVISSAIANPTDVLKIRMQAQNSAVQGGMIGNFINIYQQEGTRGLWKGVSLTAQRAAIVVGVELPVYDITKKHLILSGLMGDTVSTHFLSSFTCGLVGALASNPVDVVRTRMMNQRVLRDGGCSGYKGTVDCLLQTWKNEGFLALYKGFWPNWLRLGPWNIIFFLTYEQLKKLDM
- the Slc25a30 gene encoding kidney mitochondrial carrier protein 1 isoform X1, whose protein sequence is MSALNWKPFVYGGLASITAECGTFPIDLTKTRLQIQGQTNDANFREIRYRGMLHALMRIGREEGLKALYSGIAPAMLRQASYGTIKIGTYQSLKRLAVERPEDETLLINVVCGILSGVISSAIANPTDVLKIRMQAQNSAVQGGMIGNFINIYQQEGTRGLWKGVSLTAQRAAIVVGVELPVYDITKKHLILSGLMGDTVSTHFLSSFTCGLVGALASNPVDVVRTRMMNQRVLRDGGCSGYKGTVDCLLQTWKNEGFLALYKGFWPNWLRLGPWNIIFFLTYEQLKKLDM